One region of Oncorhynchus clarkii lewisi isolate Uvic-CL-2024 unplaced genomic scaffold, UVic_Ocla_1.0 unplaced_contig_7977_pilon_pilon, whole genome shotgun sequence genomic DNA includes:
- the LOC139400120 gene encoding zinc finger protein 135-like, which produces MWQYAQPASRLQTTKQLELSLRPVTSTVRTNPACLSPSARSPNLHSLGPDCDSGAQFALQDPEMASVKLEDCSQTMELNVNIKDEEDKIGKSLSHGDRVETFSTSREQQQEAHRAKRSHHCPHCEENFSILSKLKLHVKIHTGENLYSCTDCGKNFTTSKALTVHQRVHRGEKPYSCSDCGVSFSQLGTLKRHERIHKGEKPYSCSDCGASFSQLGDLKTHERIHTGEKPYSCSDCEKCFKRSTALKVHQRNHTGEKPYSCSDCGKSFSQLGDLKTHERIHTGEKPYSCSDCEKCFKTSTEQKVHQRTHTGEKPYSCSDCGKSFSQLGDLKTHERIHTGVKPYSCSDCGKSFSQLGHLKTHERIHTGVKPYSCSDCGKSFSQLDNLKRHERIHTGVKPYSCSDCRKSFSKLDNLKRHERIHTGEKPYSCS; this is translated from the exons ATGTGGCAGTATGCCCAACCAGCCTCACGACTGCAGACCACCA AACAACTGGAATTAAGTCTGAGGccggtaacatcaacagtgaggacaaacccagcctgcctctctccttccgcACGGAGTCCAAACCTACAttcactgggtcctgattgtgacagtggagcccagtttgcactgcaggatccagagatggcatcagtgaagctggaagactgcagtcaaacaatggagctgaatgtcaacattaaagatgaagaagataAGATTGGGAAATCTCTTTCTCATg gagaccgTGTTGAGACATTCTCGACATCCAGAGAACAACAGCAGGAAGCTCACAGAGCTAAGAGGTCTCACCACTGTCCACATTGTGAGGAGAATTTTTCAATTCTATCAAAGCTAAAATTACATgtaaaaatacacacaggagagaatctgTATTCCTGTACTGACTGTGGGAAGAATTTTACAACATCAAAGGCTCTgacagttcatcagagagtgcacagaggagagaagccttattcctgctctgactgtggggtgAGTTTCTCTCAACTGGGCACCTTAAAAAGACATGAACGTATACAcaaaggagagaagccttactcctgctctgactgtggggcgagtttctctcaactgggcgacttaaaaacacatgaacgtatacatacaggagagaagccttactcctgctctgactgtgaaaAATGCTTCAAAAGATCAACTGCTCTAAAAGTTCACCAAAGAaatcacacaggagaaaagccttactcctgctctgactgtggaaagagtttctctcaactgggcgacttaaaaacacatgaacgtatacatacaggagagaagccttactcctgctctgactgtgaaaaatgcttcaaaacatcaactgagcaaaaagttcaccagagaacacacacaggagagaagccttactcctgctctgactgtggaaagagctTCTCTCAACTGGGGGacttaaaaacacatgaacgtatacatacaggagtgaagccttactcctgctctgactgcggaAAGAGCTTCTCTCAACTGGGCCacttaaaaacacatgaacgtatacatacaggagtgaagccttattcctgctctgactgtggaaagagtttctctcaacTGGACAACTTAAAAagacatgaacgtatacatacaggagtgaagccttactcctgctctgactgtagaAAGAGTTTCTCTAAACTGGACAACTTAAAAagacatgaacgtatacatacaggagagaagccttactcctgctcttaA